The region AGGATGCGGCGGACGGCCTCGGTAAGAATCCAGATGCAGGAGCCGAGCATAAGCACGGTTTCAACAAAGGCGGAGAGGCTCTCGATCTTGCCGTGGCCGTAGTTGTGTTCTTCGTCGGCGGGGCGGTCGGAGACCTGGACGGAGAAGAAGGTGATAGCTGCTGCGGCGAGATCGATACCGGAGTGGGCCGCCTCGGAGAGCATGCCGAGTGAGCCGGTGAAGATGCCGGTGATCAGCTTGAGCAGCGTAATGATAAGCGCGGCGAAGACGGACAGCAGAGCGGCAGAACGCTTGGCGGCGTGTGTGTGCGCTGCTTCTTCGGGCGTCGTAACAGGGGCCATGGGAAAGATGCTACATGGTTCAGGGTTTCGTGGCACGGTAGAGTCCGGCGGTGCCGAAGGTGTAGCTGGTCCAGGTGGCATTGATGAAACCTGCGTTGGCGATCAACTCGATCATGCGGGATGGACTGGGGAAGCGCGCTACGGAGTTGGGGAGATAGGTATAGGCGGCGGGGTCTCCCGAGATGAGGCCGCCGAAGCGGGGGAGAATCTGCTTGAAGTAGAGGTTATAGAGCGCTCCGGTGAGACCCGTGGGCTGGTTGAAGTCGAGGATGCCGATCTGGCCACCTGGCCGGAGGATACGGTGGAGTTCGGCTAGGCCCGCTTCGTAGTTGCTCAGGTTGCGGAAGCCGAAGGCCGAGGTGATGAGGTCGACGGAGTTGTCCGCGATGGGGAGGTGGAGTGCGTCGGCTTCGATGGGGATGATGTTGTGCGGTGCGAACTTCTCGGCTCCGCGGGAGAGCATCTGGTGGGAGAAGTCTACGGCGAGGATGGGAGCTTCGCTGCCGGTCTTTGGACGATGCTTGAGTAAAGCGAGGGTCATGTCGCCGGTGCCGCAGCAGAGGTCGAGGGCTACCGCTTCGGGGCGCTGGAGGATGGGGCGAAAGGTGCGAGCGGCGCGAGACCACCACCAGCGGTCGATGCCGACGGAGAGGACGTGGTTGAGCAGGTCGTACTTCGGCGCGATGGTGTCGAACATCTGCTGGACGTTCGCGGCCGCGTCCTGATCGGTGGTGGTACCGGTGGGACGGGCTCCGGTGGTGTGTTGGTGCTCGGGTGTGCCTTGTTGTGCTGCCATTACCGCTTGCGCTTTCGCGTAACAACTGGTGCGGCGGTGTGCTGGCGCATCAAGGCAAGCATGGATTCCGTTGCCGCAAGCAGCTCGGGCTGGGTGACGTCACGGACGATCTTCACCGTGCCGATGCTGGTGGGCAGGATGAAGGAGAGGGTGCCGCTGCGGTTCTTCTTGTCGCTGGAGGTGAGTGCTACCAGTTTTGCGGCGGTTGCCTTGAAGGACGAAAGCGGGCCATAGCGAAGGATGAGCGCGATGATGCGGTCGGACTGCGCCTGCGTGATGAGCTTGCGCGATAGGCCGAGATGCGTTGCGGCGATGGAGCCCCAGCCTACAGCCTCGCCGTGGAGAAGCTGCTTGTAGCTGGTGGCGG is a window of Edaphobacter dinghuensis DNA encoding:
- the ubiE gene encoding bifunctional demethylmenaquinone methyltransferase/2-methoxy-6-polyprenyl-1,4-benzoquinol methylase UbiE yields the protein MAAQQGTPEHQHTTGARPTGTTTDQDAAANVQQMFDTIAPKYDLLNHVLSVGIDRWWWSRAARTFRPILQRPEAVALDLCCGTGDMTLALLKHRPKTGSEAPILAVDFSHQMLSRGAEKFAPHNIIPIEADALHLPIADNSVDLITSAFGFRNLSNYEAGLAELHRILRPGGQIGILDFNQPTGLTGALYNLYFKQILPRFGGLISGDPAAYTYLPNSVARFPSPSRMIELIANAGFINATWTSYTFGTAGLYRATKP